In one Alphaproteobacteria bacterium genomic region, the following are encoded:
- a CDS encoding sugar kinase gives MSRLASIGECMAEFRRGADGRFDLAYGGDTFNTAVYLCRLGVASDFVTLLGDDPFSDAINATCQSEGVGTGLIGRLPGRSAGLYVIETDSTGERTFHYWRDRSPVRDLFDHEFGGRVIAALPSYDMIYLSGITLSLFSDRALDVLFEGLDAARKSGAEVAFDGNFRAKGWPDRDRARAIFQQALKRTDIVLPTFDDDHVLFGDGKVSDTVERYRDYGIREVVIKDGKHCCTIATEGEVIQVEAERVPRPVDTTAAGDSFNAGYLASRLTGNSPAEAALLGHQLASTVIQHPGAIIPKSILEASGLRNALASAGAIK, from the coding sequence GAGTCGCCTGGCCTCGATCGGCGAATGCATGGCGGAGTTCAGGCGAGGCGCCGATGGTCGTTTCGATCTCGCTTATGGCGGGGATACGTTCAACACGGCGGTCTATTTGTGTCGTCTCGGCGTCGCCTCTGATTTCGTTACCCTGCTTGGCGACGATCCCTTCAGTGATGCGATCAACGCCACGTGTCAGTCGGAAGGGGTTGGGACCGGCCTCATCGGTCGCCTGCCCGGACGCAGCGCCGGGCTCTATGTGATCGAAACCGACAGCACGGGTGAACGGACGTTCCATTACTGGCGGGACCGTTCGCCGGTTCGCGACCTGTTCGATCATGAGTTCGGGGGCCGCGTCATTGCCGCCCTGCCGAGCTACGACATGATTTATCTGTCCGGCATTACGCTTTCGCTCTTCTCGGATAGGGCCCTGGATGTGCTGTTCGAAGGGCTGGATGCAGCCCGCAAATCCGGCGCCGAGGTGGCTTTCGACGGGAATTTCCGCGCCAAAGGGTGGCCAGACCGCGACAGGGCACGGGCCATCTTTCAGCAGGCCCTGAAGAGAACCGACATCGTTCTGCCGACCTTCGACGACGACCATGTCCTGTTCGGGGATGGGAAGGTTTCCGATACGGTAGAACGCTATCGCGATTACGGCATCCGGGAGGTCGTCATAAAGGACGGCAAGCATTGCTGTACTATCGCCACGGAGGGCGAAGTGATCCAGGTGGAGGCGGAACGGGTGCCCCGGCCTGTGGACACAACGGCTGCCGGCGATTCCTTCAACGCCGGCTATCTTGCGTCCCGTCTCACAGGCAACTCTCCGGCCGAGGCCGCCCTGCTCGGGCATCAACTGGCATCCACTGTGATCCAGCATCCGGGCGCGATCATACCAAAGTCCATCCTGGAGGCGTCCGGTCTGCGGAACGCCCTGGCATCGGCAGGGGCAATCAAATGA